A stretch of Paenibacillus mucilaginosus 3016 DNA encodes these proteins:
- a CDS encoding GntR family transcriptional regulator, with protein sequence MESKEGKGIPIPNITSEGSAQRKSQGVYEAIRDDIVSLRLVPGSMIYENELVEELGISRTPIREAIRLLVSEGLLEVLPQRGTRIARISLRKVAEARFIRGQLELGAFRLAARLWHPGEHGGVKAEAEELLAKQREAAEAGDAARFLQLDEAFHQAVIGVNGNATLQQVITQMRGHLNRLRCLALRQYHYMPQMIEEHQGLLEAVEQGNEALAAERLEHHLGKLDVELPELRSAYPDYFQE encoded by the coding sequence ATGGAATCCAAAGAAGGGAAGGGGATACCCATTCCAAACATCACTTCGGAAGGCTCAGCCCAGCGCAAATCGCAGGGGGTGTATGAGGCCATCCGCGACGACATCGTGTCTCTGCGGCTCGTGCCCGGGAGCATGATCTACGAGAACGAGCTCGTCGAAGAGCTCGGGATCAGCCGCACGCCGATCCGCGAGGCGATCCGGCTGCTCGTCAGCGAAGGGCTGCTGGAGGTGCTACCGCAGCGGGGGACCCGGATCGCCCGGATCTCCTTGCGCAAGGTGGCCGAAGCGCGGTTTATCCGCGGGCAGCTCGAGCTCGGCGCGTTCCGGCTCGCTGCGCGGCTGTGGCATCCCGGCGAGCACGGGGGCGTCAAGGCCGAGGCGGAGGAGCTGCTCGCGAAGCAGCGTGAGGCGGCGGAGGCCGGGGATGCGGCGCGGTTCCTGCAGCTCGACGAAGCGTTCCACCAGGCGGTGATCGGCGTCAACGGCAATGCGACCCTGCAGCAGGTCATCACCCAGATGCGGGGGCACTTGAACCGGCTGCGGTGCCTGGCCCTGCGGCAGTACCACTACATGCCGCAGATGATCGAGGAGCACCAGGGCCTGCTGGAGGCGGTCGAGCAGGGCAATGAGGCCCTTGCAGCCGAGCGGCTGGAGCATCATTTGGGCAAGCTGGATGTCGAGCTGCCCGAGCTGCGGAGCGCTTATCCGGACTATTTTCAAGAATAA
- the uxuA gene encoding mannonate dehydratase, which yields MRMVFRWYGEGNDTVSLKQIKQIPGVEGIVWALHDVPVGEEWPMDKIEAYKRQADEYGLHLEVVESVNVHEDIKLGLPSRDVYIDNYIRTIEKLAKVGAKTICYNFMPVFDWIRTDLFKAHEDGSTALFYEKAKVEEMNPQELVSKIALNPDFTMPGWEPERLRRLAPLFDAYKEVSEEDLWNNLQYFLERVIPVAEQHDIRMAIHPDDPPWPIFGLPRIMTGRENFRRLLKLVDSPSNGLTLCSGSLGANPSNDIPAMVREFADRIPFAHIRNVKVYENGDFIETSHRACDGTVDIVDIVRAYHENGFTGYARPDHGRHIWDEQCRPGYGLYDRALGIMYLWGIWDALERNAKESA from the coding sequence ATGAGAATGGTGTTCCGGTGGTATGGGGAAGGCAACGATACGGTCTCCCTGAAGCAGATCAAGCAGATTCCCGGTGTCGAAGGCATCGTATGGGCGCTGCATGATGTGCCGGTCGGCGAAGAATGGCCGATGGACAAGATCGAGGCTTACAAGCGGCAGGCGGACGAATACGGGCTTCACCTGGAAGTCGTCGAGAGCGTGAACGTGCATGAGGACATCAAGCTGGGCCTGCCCTCGCGGGATGTGTATATCGACAATTACATCCGGACGATCGAGAAGCTGGCGAAAGTCGGAGCGAAGACGATCTGCTACAATTTCATGCCGGTCTTCGATTGGATCCGCACCGATCTGTTCAAGGCGCACGAAGACGGATCGACGGCCCTGTTCTACGAGAAGGCCAAGGTGGAAGAGATGAATCCGCAGGAGCTCGTGAGCAAAATCGCGCTGAACCCCGACTTCACGATGCCCGGCTGGGAGCCGGAGCGGCTGCGCAGGCTGGCCCCGCTCTTCGACGCTTACAAGGAAGTGTCGGAGGAGGATCTGTGGAACAACCTCCAGTATTTCCTGGAGCGGGTCATCCCGGTCGCCGAGCAGCATGACATCCGGATGGCGATTCACCCGGACGATCCGCCCTGGCCGATCTTCGGCCTGCCGAGAATCATGACCGGGCGGGAGAACTTCCGGAGGCTGCTGAAGCTGGTCGACAGCCCGTCCAACGGGCTTACGCTGTGCAGCGGCTCGCTCGGAGCCAATCCGTCCAATGACATACCGGCGATGGTCCGGGAGTTCGCGGACCGGATTCCGTTCGCGCACATCCGCAACGTGAAGGTGTACGAGAACGGCGATTTTATCGAAACGTCCCACCGGGCCTGCGACGGCACCGTGGATATCGTGGACATTGTCCGGGCGTACCATGAGAACGGCTTCACCGGCTACGCGAGACCGGACCACGGACGCCATATCTGGGATGAGCAGTGCCGTCCGGGTTACGGGCTGTACGACCGGGCGCTGGGGATTATGTATTTGTGGGGCATATGGGATGCCCTGGAACGAAATGCGAAGGAGAGTGCCTGA